The Lactuca sativa cultivar Salinas chromosome 2, Lsat_Salinas_v11, whole genome shotgun sequence genome includes a window with the following:
- the LOC111887761 gene encoding probable aldo-keto reductase 4 produces the protein MRSARVAFINHSVEQDQSSKMTGVRKVKLGSQGLEVSALGLGCMGMSAFYGTPKPEPDMIKLIQHAINAGVTFLDTSDIYGPQTNEILIGKALKGGLREKVELATKFGIKYDSDAMEVCGDPAYVKYACEASLKRLGVDCIDLYYVHRIDNRVPIEITMGAIKELVEEGKIKYVGLSEASASTIRRAHAVHPITAIQLEWSLWTRDVEEDIIPTCRELGIGIVAYSPLGKGFFSSGPKMLEKLEDGDFRRYMPRFQAENLEHNKIMYERVNEMAAKKGCTPSQLALAWVHHQGNDVVPIPGTTKIENLEQNIGALSVKLTPEDMAELEAIASADSVKGDRYGAGIATYKDADTPPLSSWKA, from the exons ATGAGATCTGCGAGGGTTGCTTTCATCAATCACTCTGTAGAACAAGATCAAAGCTCGAAAATGACAGGAGTTCGAAAAGTCAAACTGGGTTCACAGGGTTTAGAGGTATCGGCTCTTGGTTTGGGTTGTATGGGCATGTCAGCTTTCTATGGAACCCCCAAACCAGAACCTGACATGATCAAGCTCATCCAGCACGCCATTAACGCCGGCGTTACCTTTCTCGACACCTCCGACATCTACGGCCCTCAAACCAACGAGATCCTTATCGGCAAG GCTTTGAAGGGAGGGCTGAGGGAGAAAGTGGAGCTCGCAACCAAATTTGGGATCAAATACGATAGTGATGCGATGGAGGTCTGCGGAGATCCGGCATATGTAAAGTATGCTTGTGAAGCTAGCTTGAAGAGACTCGGTGTCGACTGCATTGATCTGTATTATGTACACAGAATTGACAATCGCGTGCCTATCGAAATCACA ATGGGAGCAATAAAGGAGCTGGTGGAAGAAGGAAAGATTAAATACGTTGGATTATCAGAGGCTTCAGCATCAACCATTAGAAGAGCTCATGCTGTGCACCCAATAACAGCCATACAACTAGAATGGTCCTTGTGGACAAGAGATGTTGAAGAAGATATCATTCCTACTTGCAGAGAACTTGGGATTGGGATTGTTGCATACAGTCCTTTGGGAAAGGGTTTTTTCTCCTCTGGTCCAAAGATGCTCGAGAAGTTGGAAGATGGTGACTTCCGTAGG taTATGCCGAGGTTCCAAGCTGAAAATCTTGAACATAACAAGATCATGTATGAGAGGGTGAATGAGATGGCAGCAAAGAAGGGATGTACCCCGTCACAGCTAGCATTGGCTTGGGTTCACCACCAGGGGAATGATGTGGTGCCAATTCCAGGAACTACAAAGATTGAGAATCTTGAACAGAACATTGGAGCTTTATCTGTGAAGTTAACACCAGAAGACATGGCTGAACTTGAAGCTATTGCTTCAGCTGATTCAGTGAAGGGGGACAGATATGGTGCTGGAATtgcaacatataaggatgccgaTACTCCTCCATTGTCATCTTGGAAAGCTTAA